The following proteins are encoded in a genomic region of Paenibacillus sp. FSL H3-0469:
- a CDS encoding ATP-grasp domain-containing protein — protein MNNASYVEHLTGTRAPRLWYSNINWEQGKAAQEIRLPQINNASGDRLVSQMDLYQIYLADREDLVLLKEAPDPEFLSYLEEENIAIPSIAIGERSEYTGEFRNRIAVPYLMDEQEEQFLKENGGRWIGPPARLSVELNSKIATRKLCEEIGFPVSDGRICEGLDAIRRTCAELEGRHPGARLVVKTAYGSSGKALFHIHRGPDLEMLLGYLERQISRGGGQPVVTVERWHQVERHLTAQLWLGGTDCEILAMTEQRITDAGVYRGSRLHPDLPESLIAAYTEQLQQLGTSLHSRGYEGFIGVDSILDEDGTLIPVIEINARLTMVTYLLKIRKHLLERGFPRMETQSYDFKLHPGARFAEFAEKVTSIRISAGQGGAFVYGFHQDGESADRIRPCRVSTLSWGVDDEAEKLARQGLEEAIMEWRGAVI, from the coding sequence ATGAATAACGCATCTTATGTGGAGCATCTGACCGGAACGCGCGCACCGAGGCTCTGGTACTCCAATATTAATTGGGAACAAGGAAAAGCCGCTCAAGAGATTCGCTTACCCCAAATTAACAATGCGTCCGGAGACCGGCTCGTCTCGCAAATGGATCTCTACCAAATTTATTTGGCTGACCGGGAGGATCTTGTTCTCCTGAAAGAGGCTCCGGATCCTGAATTCCTATCTTATTTGGAAGAAGAGAACATAGCCATACCTTCAATCGCGATTGGCGAACGGTCTGAATATACGGGTGAGTTTCGCAACCGGATTGCTGTTCCTTACTTGATGGACGAGCAGGAGGAGCAGTTTCTCAAGGAAAACGGAGGGAGGTGGATCGGCCCGCCAGCCCGATTGTCCGTGGAACTGAACAGCAAGATCGCAACGCGTAAATTATGCGAAGAAATCGGCTTTCCAGTCAGCGACGGTAGGATATGCGAGGGGCTTGACGCGATCCGCCGTACTTGCGCCGAGTTGGAGGGACGGCATCCTGGAGCCCGGCTGGTTGTAAAAACCGCTTACGGTTCTTCCGGTAAAGCGCTGTTCCATATCCATAGAGGCCCGGATTTGGAGATGCTGCTCGGATATTTAGAGAGGCAGATCTCGCGGGGAGGCGGGCAACCGGTTGTGACGGTGGAACGCTGGCATCAGGTCGAGCGCCATCTGACGGCACAACTCTGGCTGGGGGGAACAGATTGCGAGATCCTGGCTATGACCGAGCAGAGGATTACGGATGCAGGAGTGTACAGGGGGAGCCGTCTGCACCCGGACCTGCCTGAATCCTTGATCGCGGCTTATACCGAACAGCTGCAACAGCTGGGTACATCTTTACATTCCCGGGGCTACGAGGGTTTCATCGGGGTAGACTCCATACTGGATGAAGACGGAACTTTAATACCGGTTATTGAGATCAACGCCCGTCTTACCATGGTCACGTATTTGCTGAAGATTCGCAAGCATTTGCTCGAACGCGGGTTTCCTAGAATGGAGACTCAATCCTATGATTTCAAGCTCCACCCTGGGGCCAGATTTGCAGAATTTGCCGAAAAGGTGACATCGATAAGAATCTCTGCCGGACAAGGCGGGGCATTCGTGTATGGTTTCCACCAGGATGGGGAATCGGCAGACCGCATCCGGCCTTGCAGGGTCTCGACTCTGAGCTGGGGTGTGGACGATGAAGCGGAGAAGCTTGCCCGTCAAGGGCTGGAGGAAGCAATCATGGAATGGAGGGGAGCTGTCATATGA
- a CDS encoding sugar phosphate isomerase/epimerase family protein, with protein MLRYARDTGFNGIELWGVHAKALLRQRGQELGGILDEMFSYGLEINMLSDYIPLLGNIPMDVLLKEWQETVQAAKAFHTDKLRIFAGNLSSQSLDEKDWELCTERLNILCAVAEREGVYTVVETHPGTAADGLASTLQLLRQTGHPALKLNLDFLHIWESGADPLAAYERLKPWIVNIHLKNVESRQWLEVFSPDNIYSPSGSRRGIVPLADGEMDCQAIMKRLLMDPTRAPVSLEWFGAIPFQILKSELGWLKGLGSDHSLGKVEVTGS; from the coding sequence CTGCTCCGTTATGCTCGTGATACGGGCTTCAACGGTATAGAACTGTGGGGCGTGCATGCCAAGGCTTTGCTTCGCCAACGGGGACAGGAGCTGGGAGGGATACTGGACGAAATGTTCAGCTACGGGCTCGAAATCAACATGCTGAGTGATTATATCCCTCTTCTGGGGAATATCCCAATGGACGTTCTGCTTAAGGAATGGCAGGAAACCGTACAGGCGGCCAAAGCGTTCCACACAGATAAGCTGAGGATTTTCGCCGGAAACCTGAGCAGCCAATCTCTTGATGAGAAGGACTGGGAGCTTTGCACTGAACGTCTAAATATCCTGTGCGCCGTAGCAGAGAGGGAAGGGGTCTATACAGTGGTTGAGACTCATCCGGGAACCGCTGCCGACGGCTTAGCTTCCACACTTCAACTGCTTAGGCAAACCGGCCACCCTGCCTTGAAGCTGAATTTGGACTTTCTGCACATTTGGGAATCGGGCGCTGATCCCCTTGCCGCCTACGAACGCTTGAAGCCATGGATTGTCAATATCCATCTGAAGAATGTGGAATCCCGGCAATGGCTCGAAGTATTCTCTCCTGACAATATATATTCTCCGAGCGGCAGCCGCAGAGGTATCGTACCCTTGGCCGATGGAGAAATGGACTGCCAAGCCATAATGAAGCGCCTTCTCATGGACCCTACCCGAGCCCCGGTATCTCTGGAATGGTTCGGAGCCATACCCTTTCAAATCTTAAAGTCGGAGCTAGGCTGGCTTAAAGGGCTGGGGTCCGATCACAGCCTGGGGAAAGTGGAGGTGACGGGATCATGA
- a CDS encoding TetR/AcrR family transcriptional regulator, with amino-acid sequence MSRPREFDVDRVLHQSMEVFWNQGFKATSYEDLTRITGVKKQSLYCVFKDKRSLFLKAMALYREQVVSKLKDIEALDSSPGDKLDALQHSLLDDETGCKGCLIVNASLEFGTDDEQVTREAKLMVEEMQLVLEKIISSGQKQQLISNRYTSIELASYLNNTILGVRVMQKSGLSREQIETVLRTSFGMIVS; translated from the coding sequence ATGAGCAGACCAAGAGAATTTGATGTCGATCGTGTATTACACCAGTCTATGGAAGTGTTCTGGAATCAAGGCTTCAAAGCAACTTCTTATGAGGACCTTACGCGTATCACAGGAGTCAAAAAGCAAAGTTTATACTGTGTTTTTAAAGACAAGCGATCGTTGTTCCTGAAGGCGATGGCACTTTACCGTGAACAGGTTGTATCGAAACTGAAAGATATTGAAGCCCTGGATTCGTCTCCCGGTGATAAACTGGATGCCTTACAACATTCCCTTTTAGACGATGAAACTGGCTGCAAAGGGTGTCTAATTGTGAATGCATCACTCGAATTCGGAACAGATGACGAGCAGGTCACACGCGAAGCTAAACTCATGGTAGAAGAGATGCAACTAGTATTAGAGAAGATCATAAGTAGTGGCCAGAAACAACAGTTAATTTCCAACCGGTATACGAGTATAGAGCTTGCATCTTACCTAAATAACACCATCCTGGGTGTGAGAGTTATGCAAAAATCAGGTTTATCCCGTGAACAGATCGAGACGGTTCTGCGTACTTCATTTGGCATGATCGTGTCTTGA